One window of Pyrus communis chromosome 12, drPyrComm1.1, whole genome shotgun sequence genomic DNA carries:
- the LOC137710271 gene encoding heavy metal-associated isoprenylated plant protein 7-like, with amino-acid sequence MGEEEKKPEEKNMEEKKPEEVQKEGEKKPEAAEEKKEEKKAEEGKDGKVEAKEGDDAAAAPPPPPPPQEIVLKVYMHCEGCARKVKRCLKGFQGVEDVSTDCKTHKVVVKGEKADPIKVLERVQRKSHRQVELLSPIPKPPTEEEKKAEEKEKPKPEEKKEEPQVITVVLKVHMHCDACAQEIKKRILRMKGVESAEADLKSSEVTVKGVFDPAKLIDYVRKRTGKQAAIVKQEPEKKEKEEAKEAKDEKKGGEEGDDKEKKGKDGGGGDEAKAEEKKENKADNNEAAAAAAADGAPEGAATEETKVVELMQKNEYYYHPSRYAMELYAYPPQIFSDENPNACSIM; translated from the exons ATGGGGGAG GAGGAGAAGAAGCCTGAGGAGAAGAACATGGAGGAGAAGAAGCCAGAGGAGGTgcagaaagagggagagaaaaagCCTGAAGCTGCAGAGgaaaagaaggaggagaagaaagccGAGGAGGGAAAAGATGGGAAAGTAGAGGCCAAGGAGGGTGACGACGCCGCCGCTGCTCCTCCGCCTCCGCCGCCACCTCAAGAAATTGTGCTCAAAGTTTATATGCATTGTGAAGGGTGTGCTCGCAAGGTGAAGCGGTGCCTCAAAGGATTTCAAG GGGTGGAAGATGTGAGCACAGATTGCAAAACTCACAAGGTGGTTGTGAAGGGAGAGAAGGCTGATCCAATTAAGGTTCTTGAAAGAGTTCAGAGGAAGAGCCACCGGCAGGTGGAGCTGCTGTCTCCAATCCCAAAACCGCCGacggaggaggagaagaaggcgGAGGAGAAAGAGAAGCCCAAgccagaagaaaagaaagaggag cctCAAGTCATCACGGTGGTGCTGAAAGTTCACATGCATTGCGACGCCTGTGCACAAGAAATCAAGAAACGCATTCTGAGAATGAAAG GAGTGGAATCTGCCGAAGCAGATCTTAAGAGCTCAGAGGTGACAGTGAAGGGTGTGTTTGATCCGGCTAAGCTAATTGATTATGTACGCAAAAGAACCGGGAAGCAAGCGGCGATCGTGAAGCAAGAAccggagaagaaagagaaagaagaagccaAAGAAGCCAAAGATGAGAAGAAAGGTGGTGAGGAAGGTGATgacaaagagaagaaaggaaaagatggtggtggtggtgatgaagCAAAAGCAGAAGAGAAGAAGGAAAATAAAGCCGACAACAATGAAGCGGCAGCCGCCGCGGCCGCTGATGGTGCACCGGAAGGAGCTGCCACAGAAGAGACTAAGGTGGTGGAGCTGATGCAGAAGAATGAGTACTATTATCACCCATCAAGGTATGCCATGGAATTGTATGCCTACCCACCTCAGATCTTCAGTGATGAGAACCCTAATGCCTGCTCTATCATGTAA